ttttaaagaaacaatttcCTAATATAAACGGTATGCAAGATACAGGCTACGCTCCAGTTTTTAGAAACGGTAAGTGGGATTATGCTTTACGAATGAAACCGACGACAGCATCAGCAGCACAAATCCATCATACAGGTGAGGACCATTGGGTAGTATCAGTACAGGAGGTAAGTGGTAACGAAGTTTATATTCTTGATAGTTTGATAGGTATAACTAAGCAGAAAGATCGTTTGTCAACGTCCTTAGAAATGCAGGTAAGTTCATCATACGGGGAAAATAGGAAaatcttaaaaacaattttacctAGCATACAACAGCAAACCGATGGGGTTGACTGGGGGGTTTTTGCCATCGCTAATTTAGtagagttttgttttaatgggtTTAAAGGTagtgattggtttggtttgtttggtttgtttttgtttaacgtcctattaacagccagggtcatttaaggacgtgccaggttttggaggtggaggaaagccggagtacccggagaaaaaccaccggcctacggtcagtacctagcaactgccccacgtaggtttcgaactcgcaacccagtggtggagggctagtgataaagtgtcggtacaccttaaccactcggccaccgcggccccttttaAAGGTAGTGAAGAATTAGAATTCGACATAGATTATATGAGACAGCATCTAGTAAATCGTATTTCAAATGGTAGGTTTTCTAAATTTCCAAAGAAAAAACTcagtaaatacagaaaaaaagaaagtttccCAAGCCTTAACTTACGATATTTTTATCGATTGTGAGTCAGATGGATGTcatatttctaatgtttttgATGATATGGTAAGTTGTGACGCTGGTTGTGATAGGTGGTTTCATAATAGATGTGTTTGTGATCAGTCAGATTTTCGTTTTTTAAGAGACAGTTTCGTTTGGCATTGTACTTAATGTTCGAAAATTCAAACTAGAATACAATAAGAAAATAGTACTGTAGTTGTATTAAAATCAtgcattgatgaaaatatttttttctaaaagaattAGCTTTAGTAACAGATAAAAAGTAAACCAGTGAATTGGTTTATACcacaaatgaaaattttattttcctcgtaaaaaaatacaaaagtacatatggtgataaaaatattttaatgtgataaacaataatgaaaagataggtaaatatatataaaatcattaaaataaaatcatatggGCTCTTTGTAGAACTGCGTCCTCGTCGTAGAGCCCGGAAACATTCTTATACCAGAATGGCTAAAAGTTCTACAAAGCTCGGGAtcggtagagttatctgcccttagcacgggctcggtgaaagctcggtaaacacggcgagttcgttgatcgtcggcgcggttacaaatctgtcaaaatttgacaccaagtcacattcaatatatgttgaaatttatatttttaaaatcggctatgtttacttgttgtttgtatctagtaatatatctaaataaaagcatgtatcggaaataattagcaaaaaacatgaatagtcacgcttgattgcgggctacacaaattctccccttgaaaaatgaaaatcgtgGATTaaggacgttaaaatacatttcatgaaaatccacttacacggattgatttaaaacacgAAATCAAATCTTggtagaaaaaatcactttaatccattcagtaatgaaggagaaaaacgaaaatatccaaagctcgggctcgggccaaaagctcgggctcggctcgggatacacaaattctctaccaccgTACCTTAGCAATTATACGTTTCGGCACAAATAAAGGTTTTCCCGTCCGTCTGCATGGGTACGTCGCAGGTCCCAATTCAGAATTTTGTGCGACGGAGAGAGAGAGGCATCGCCTTTATTGGCTCTGCTTTGGAAGGGATAGTTTAATTTGAAACACTCGATCAACTGACAGAGCGGACACAATGTTTTCTTCTAGGggtgatcatgatcatgattcaaataaaaaaaggttCTTGTGTTGTATAGTTTTATCATTTTGGACTTGGTACTTGGTAGGGTTTGCTGTTGTtggtgacatatatatatgtccacaATGTGACTCTTTAGATTGTTCCCCTTCCAGTACGATGCACATTTCCCAGGAATCCTATTTGTTTGGAATGTTGTCAACCAGGAATGGATAGGTCACTGAATTCCATATTGGTCCAGTATTTACAGCAGTTTGTTATGGGGCACTGTCAATTGCTTTTGAAAAGTCCAATATGGCTGCATGCATCTGCCTAATTTCCTGCCTCGTATATATGCTTTAGTGAAGTCATAAAAGTTATGCGGCTGCCATGGTTTATTTTGTCAAgatcttgttttttttcaagattATTTAGCATGTGCTTGCATTCCATATATTCCAGGATCTCATATGGGACAGATGTTTGGGAGACAGCTGGTTTAGATCTGTTGTTTTCTGCAGAATGTTTATGCACAGGATATTAGCATTGAGCCAGTCTGATTGTCTCGACCCCTTTCTTCTGTACTGATGTATTTTTGGTATATTGATGTTAGTCCTGGTGCCAGTTGTTTCGCACATTTACTGAGGATTCTGCTGGGTTTATTTTCTTAAGAAGTTTTGTGACCCCATCCACCACAATATAGGTCTGGGAACGATACTCTAGCTGGTcttgtttttagcccaccatcatcagatggtgggctattcaaatcgccctgcgtccgtggtccgtcgtccgtccctccgtctgtccgtccgtaaacaattcttgttatcgctatttctcaggaagtactgaagggatctttctcaaatttcatgtgtaggttccccttggtgcctagttatgcatattgcgttttgagaccaatcggaaaacaacatggccgacaggcagccatcttggattttgacaattgaagtttgttatcgctatttctgagatagtactgaagggatctttctcaaatttcatatgaaggttccccttggtgcttagttatgcatattgcattttgggaccaatcggataacaacatggccgacaggtagccatcttggattttgacaattgaagtttgttatcgctatttctgagaaagtactaaagggatctttctgaaatttcatatgaaggttccctttggtgcctagttatgcatattgcattttgggaccaatcggaaaacaacatggccgacaggcagccatcttggattttgacaattgaagtttgttatcgctatttctgagaaagtactgaagggatctttctcaaatttcatatgtatgttccccttggttcttagttatgcatattgcaatttgagaccaatcggaaaacaacatggccgacaggcagccatcttggattttgacaattgaagtttgttatcgctatttctgagaatgtactgaatggatctttctgaaatttcatatgtaagtttcccttggtgcgtagttatgcatattgcgttttgagaccaatctgaaaacaatatggccgacaggcagccatcttggattttgacaattgaagtttgttatcgctatttctgagaaagaacagaagggatctttctcaaatttcatatgtcggttccccttggtgcctcgttatgcttattgcattttgagatcaattggaaaacaacatggccgacaggcagccatcttggattttgacaattgaagtttgttatcgctatttctgagaatgtactgaatggatctttctgaaatgtcatatgtaggttccccttggtgcctagttatgcatattgcgttttgagaccaatcagataacaacatggccgacaggcagccatcttggattttgacaattgaagtttgttatcactatttctgagaaagtactgaatggatctttctgaaatttcatatgtaagtttcccttggtgcctagttatgcatattgcgttttgagaccaatctgaaaacattatggccgacaggcagccatcttggattttgactattgaagattgttatcgctatttctgagaaagtacctaatggatctttctcaaatttcataagtaggttccccttggtcccttgtattgcatttttggaccagtctgtcctgaaaacaacctggcaaacaaacagccattatcgttaaatctcaaatttcttatatagctaggattcccttgtttgaaaagtactggagggatgtctcaatttgcacagattagtaaaatgaagggaaaagtagagaaaagatcaatctgacatggaacctatgaagatcattcaatggtgggcgccaagatccctctgggatctcttgtttatctCTGGCATTTTGTTGGTGTTGAATACTGATCGAAATTGTTTGATTAGTATTTCTGCTTTGCCTTTGCTGTAATTGATAAGTATATGCCCTTTGCTTTTAGTGGAGCTACACTGATGTTGTCCTAGCTGTTTCCTTAATTTCACATATTTCCAGAAGGGTCTATAGTACAAATTTTTTTCGAGCCCTTCTGATATGGTGTTGTTGTGACATACGTTTGCACTCCGTCTGATGTTGGTGGTAGTTGTTCCATTTCTTAGTCCTTTTACCTTGTCTGTACAGTCATGCCTTCCGttgtaacatttttttcagCTTGTGGTTTATCCATGGCTTGTTTCTGTTGGGCTTGATCATTTTTCATTGAATATGTGCTTGCCTTTGGCTCCTAGCTCAGTCTGTCGATATAGCCCATGTTGTTCTTGAGATCTATGTCTTCTGATCATCCCAGTATGGTCATTTCAGTAGAACACATTATAATTATTGCGGTACCAAATTGCTTGTGGTCTTAATATAAAAAGCAAACTAGTAATATGAAGCTGACAAGACAACTGTACATCAGGCAGCAATGATGAGAAGGAATGTATaaagaaatatcatttcacTTGTGCAAAAAcagtataaaatgtaaatacagacctttgatataatgataattgatagGTAGGATTGATAGGAAGTACATGCATACCCTCTGTAACAGGTATCAAATCTGCTACTGTTACATTGCTGGTCCACCTCGCATTCTACCTTCATTTTGAACTGAAGGAAAATCTGTAAACTAGCTGTCACACCTGAACTTGACCGACTGACCCATCTATGTGATTTTTTCTTTGGCCTAATTCAATTATTGTTCCTAATCTTGTCCATAGATATGCGTGCTATCTACAATATTTGCAGTTCCAACTAGATGTTAAAGCTAACTATTTGCCACATGGCTATCACAACAGTATCAATTTGGAGGTTTGCAGTTTGGTCTAttcaacaaaacaacagaaatattATTAATGAAGTTTTGTTCGGTTAAAGCATGCTTTCCCCTTGAGCTTTTAATCCTCCTTTGGCAATTGTCAAATCAGATATAATCTGTTGTAGATTCATAATTTTGAGTGTGCTTTTTGCTTCCTCTACTTGttcaatatcaatttaatttcttttaatttcagTGAATTGCGACAAACAAGGAATAAACTACTGGAGTTACTTACTGACCCGAACCAtgatatagtaacagtagagaAGGCCACGGCTGATTACTTCTGCCTGCTTATGGGCCTCACACAGCCATTCGGAGAGGAAGGGGAAAACAAATTGAGAAAAGCAATCAAGTACAAATGGACCAATACACTTTTGGGAAATACTCCTATGTGAGTGTATATGGATATTTGATTCATGGTCTTTTTGGAAGAGTAAAACTAGTTTTTTAAGAGGAATAATTCAAAGATATGGTTTGCCgtgtattatatttataccCGGTATTTGTCAGGAGCTTTTGTGACCAAATTATTTAGATAACGCGAAACAATCCTGCATAAGACGCATGTAAAATTAGTCAACTGAAATAGACCATTGAGTTTGAAATGAAAGATAAAAACATGGCTGATAATCGgtataaaatattataacaGTGAGAGCATCTACAGAAatgcatttttcaaatatataataaaaaaagttgACCAGTCAAAACCAATTGACAGATCATTCTGAACTTTAAGCTACCATTCTAGCTTAAGCTTGTGACCCACCATATATGTATCTCCCCTATTTGATATAAGTGTTTGTATTTACAGGGAACAGTTTGATGCTGTATTCGAGGCAGCATCTATGGCCATCAACATAGCATTGTGGTATACAAAACATGCTGCCAAACTGGCTGCTAAGGAAGAGtaagttgtttttattataatacCATTGATTTAGACAGAGCTATGTCAAAACTTTTATATATTAGTTTTATACAAACCCTGAAATTACCTACAGAATTTTGGTATACAAATTTCACATTTCTTGCAAAATATTCAAGGTAAAAAGAAAGTTTCATACATTTACtcttatatattgttatataaatgaaCTTAAAACAGAATGTCTGAaggtaaaatatgaaaatttataaTGAGAagtgaatttacattcattagTACCTTATATCTTCATCATATTCAAAACACATTATTCAATTTATCTGTAATCTTGGTGAGAATTACTGATTATTGCAACTCCAAACAGAATGAAATTCATTGCTTAATAAACACAATTGATGTTGCACCTTGTATAGATTTCAATTGAATTTGTATAGATGATCATAAGTTTTGGTGACACCATcaatgataaatgtatattactgacatgtATGGACACTTTCTGATcttaacatgtatacattgcaTTATGTAATGGCAGAAATCTTATTTAACCATTTACATCTAAGGTGCAGTTGCACtaca
This genomic stretch from Pecten maximus unplaced genomic scaffold, xPecMax1.1, whole genome shotgun sequence harbors:
- the LOC117318271 gene encoding BRO1 domain-containing protein BROX-like — encoded protein: MGLTQPFGEEGENKLRKAIKYKWTNTLLGNTPMEQFDAVFEAASMAINIALWYTKHAAKLAAKEEPDMEEAKEVHKCLRIAAGIFKFVKVRY